A stretch of the Halorussus salinus genome encodes the following:
- a CDS encoding PGF-CTERM-anchored ABC transporter substrate-binding protein — MRQQATTLLAVLLVLAAGVAPVGAVSGAAPSDASAVGQVGSASQVESATAAAQSNCSFPVTETDATGTEVTVDSSPERVVTLGPSAAQTMWEIGGKSQVVGVTQYSSYLDGADSRANVSGAGRTYVNVEKVVAQEPDLVLTANVVSNETVVKLREAGLTVFKFAEAKSVADIYAKTNLTGELTGNCDGATETVSWMKDRISTVREATEGEESPTVFVSQGGGWTAGEGTFVGNVVELAGGTNLAAAANITGYAKISEEVIVQQNPEWIVQIGAFGGYPQTEAYNGTAAVQNDQLVTVSSENISQPAPRVVYAIVEMAQAFHPEAYAEANATTTAATTMESTETADAETTDAEAATQTTTAMDSATETMTDEEAMQDATTTTSDSSSGSIPGFGVPAALAALAGAAMLARRR; from the coding sequence ATGAGACAGCAGGCAACGACGCTACTGGCGGTACTGCTCGTCCTCGCGGCGGGCGTCGCCCCGGTCGGAGCGGTCTCCGGGGCGGCCCCGAGCGACGCGAGCGCGGTCGGGCAGGTAGGGAGCGCGAGTCAGGTGGAGAGCGCGACTGCGGCGGCGCAGTCGAACTGTTCGTTCCCCGTCACCGAGACGGACGCGACGGGGACCGAGGTGACGGTCGATAGCTCCCCCGAGCGCGTCGTCACGCTCGGCCCGAGCGCGGCCCAGACGATGTGGGAGATCGGCGGCAAGTCCCAAGTCGTCGGCGTCACGCAGTACTCGTCGTATCTCGACGGTGCCGACTCGCGGGCGAACGTCTCGGGCGCGGGCCGGACCTACGTGAACGTCGAGAAGGTCGTCGCCCAAGAGCCCGACCTCGTTCTCACCGCGAACGTCGTCTCGAACGAGACGGTCGTGAAACTCCGGGAGGCCGGACTCACCGTCTTCAAGTTCGCCGAGGCGAAGTCGGTCGCCGACATCTACGCGAAGACGAATCTCACGGGCGAACTCACCGGCAACTGCGACGGTGCGACCGAGACGGTTTCGTGGATGAAAGACCGCATCTCGACCGTGCGAGAGGCCACCGAGGGCGAGGAGTCCCCGACGGTGTTCGTCTCGCAGGGCGGCGGGTGGACCGCGGGCGAGGGCACCTTCGTCGGGAACGTGGTCGAACTCGCGGGCGGGACGAACCTCGCGGCCGCGGCCAACATCACCGGCTACGCCAAGATTAGCGAGGAGGTCATCGTCCAGCAGAACCCCGAGTGGATAGTCCAGATCGGGGCGTTCGGCGGCTACCCCCAGACCGAGGCGTACAACGGCACCGCCGCGGTCCAGAACGACCAACTCGTCACGGTGAGTAGCGAGAACATCAGCCAGCCCGCACCGCGCGTGGTCTACGCCATCGTGGAGATGGCCCAAGCGTTCCACCCCGAAGCGTACGCCGAGGCGAACGCGACCACGACTGCCGCCACCACGATGGAGAGTACGGAGACGGCGGACGCGGAGACGACGGACGCGGAGGCGGCGACGCAGACGACCACTGCGATGGACTCTGCGACCGAGACGATGACCGACGAGGAGGCCATGCAGGACGCGACGACTACGACGAGCGACTCGTCGTCCGGGTCCATCCCCGGCTTCGGCGTCCCCGCGGCGCTCGCGGCCCTCGCCGGTGCGGCGATGCTCGCGCGTCGTCGCTGA
- a CDS encoding OFA family MFS transporter translates to MPTSSQSDIDHAARARDVLGFSRWWQVAAAAVMMGLISPYQYVWSSIESPIARSLALDPTALGFVFTLFVVFQAGSQFPVGWYRDRHGPRGLTLLAGLLAGGGYVGLAYATEVWQLYLLYSLGAVGVGIVYTVAVNTALKWFPDRRGLTTGVGTMAFAAGSALFIPYVRTNATVAGYPDVLRNMGLLIGVGLLVGALVLRDPPSGWADASDEGDEAAAESADAEETTDRAAEADRAETDGGATLTAGKQYTTREMLRTWQFWLMYAMFVFVSGAGLMLTAKSVSFAQNVGLNAVTATISATLIPIAGGIGRLVVGDLSDRVDRERAMAVSFTLCGIGLLAVVWFGVTNTVVGFLAAVAITAFFWSPQYTLFPSVVGDYYGQEHSSANYALLYSGKMWGGVFGGGVAGWLVTQTGWPTAFAIGGGFAVLAGLAAVLLREPSE, encoded by the coding sequence ATGCCAACGTCGTCGCAGTCCGACATCGACCACGCCGCTCGGGCGCGGGACGTGCTGGGGTTCTCGCGGTGGTGGCAGGTCGCCGCCGCCGCGGTGATGATGGGCCTCATCAGCCCGTACCAGTACGTCTGGTCGTCCATCGAGTCGCCCATCGCGCGGTCGCTCGCACTCGACCCGACCGCGCTCGGGTTCGTCTTCACCCTGTTCGTCGTCTTTCAGGCCGGGTCGCAGTTCCCCGTCGGGTGGTACCGGGACCGCCACGGACCGCGAGGACTCACGCTTCTCGCCGGTCTCCTCGCGGGCGGCGGCTACGTGGGACTGGCCTACGCGACCGAGGTCTGGCAGCTCTACCTCCTCTATTCGCTGGGCGCGGTCGGGGTCGGCATCGTCTACACCGTCGCGGTCAACACCGCGCTGAAGTGGTTCCCCGACCGACGGGGGCTGACGACCGGCGTCGGCACGATGGCGTTCGCCGCGGGGTCGGCCCTGTTCATCCCGTACGTCCGGACCAACGCCACCGTGGCGGGCTATCCGGACGTGCTTCGCAACATGGGCCTGCTCATCGGCGTCGGTCTCCTCGTGGGCGCGCTGGTCCTGCGCGACCCGCCGAGCGGGTGGGCCGACGCGAGCGACGAGGGAGACGAGGCCGCCGCGGAGTCTGCCGACGCCGAGGAGACGACCGACCGCGCGGCGGAGGCCGACCGCGCCGAGACCGACGGCGGCGCGACCCTCACCGCGGGCAAGCAGTACACCACCCGCGAGATGCTCCGGACGTGGCAGTTCTGGCTGATGTACGCGATGTTCGTCTTCGTCAGCGGTGCAGGGCTGATGTTGACCGCAAAGAGCGTCTCGTTCGCCCAGAACGTCGGCCTGAACGCCGTAACCGCGACGATATCCGCCACGCTCATCCCCATCGCGGGCGGTATCGGCCGCCTCGTCGTCGGCGACCTCTCGGACAGGGTGGACCGCGAGCGGGCGATGGCGGTTTCGTTCACGCTCTGTGGCATCGGGCTGTTGGCGGTGGTCTGGTTCGGCGTGACCAACACCGTGGTCGGCTTTCTGGCCGCGGTGGCGATTACGGCCTTCTTCTGGAGTCCCCAGTACACGCTCTTTCCGAGCGTCGTCGGCGACTACTACGGGCAGGAACACTCGTCGGCGAACTACGCCCTGCTGTACTCCGGGAAGATGTGGGGCGGCGTCTTCGGCGGCGGCGTGGCTGGCTGGCTCGTGACACAGACCGGTTGGCCCACCGCGTTCGCCATCGGCGGCGGATTCGCGGTGTTGGCGGGGCTTGCGGCGGTTCTCCTCCGCGAACCGAGCGAGTAA
- a CDS encoding class I SAM-dependent methyltransferase — translation MTDPLGDTATFDRAARFYDLLAPTPDAEELREALSFADREVERLLDVGGGTGRGASALGVRERIVADAAAGMTRQARRNGLEAVRADAASLPFADESVDAVLVVDALHHFGDPERAVESAARVLRPGGLLVVREIDPTSLVGRLVEGGEHLYGFDSKFFAPDELGRLVADAGLDAKFRSRGFEYTVVGRKSDE, via the coding sequence ATGACCGACCCACTCGGCGACACCGCGACCTTCGACCGCGCGGCCCGCTTCTACGACTTGCTTGCGCCGACCCCCGACGCCGAGGAGCTACGCGAAGCACTCTCGTTCGCCGACCGCGAGGTCGAACGGCTCCTCGACGTGGGCGGGGGCACCGGCCGCGGAGCGTCCGCGCTCGGGGTGCGCGAGCGCATCGTCGCCGACGCCGCGGCGGGGATGACCCGCCAAGCCCGGCGGAACGGGCTGGAGGCGGTCCGGGCCGACGCCGCGAGCCTGCCGTTCGCCGACGAGAGCGTCGATGCGGTCCTCGTAGTGGACGCGCTCCACCACTTCGGCGACCCCGAGCGCGCGGTCGAATCGGCCGCGCGCGTCCTCCGGCCCGGCGGTCTCCTCGTCGTCCGCGAAATCGACCCGACCTCGCTGGTCGGCCGCCTCGTGGAGGGCGGCGAACACCTCTACGGCTTCGACTCGAAATTCTTCGCGCCCGACGAGTTGGGCCGACTCGTCGCCGACGCGGGCCTCGACGCCAAGTTTCGGTCGCGGGGCTTCGAGTACACCGTGGTCGGCCGGAAGTCCGACGAGTGA
- a CDS encoding DUF3054 domain-containing protein — protein MSNADGFVRSRVEPSSATAGLALGDLLVLAGFLTLGSMNHGFSPVANPGRIAGTIAPFLVGWVVAALASGAYAPDATRTVTGAVLRAAATWIPAAAIGLTLRSTGFFHGDSPVTFILVVSSTGLLAFSAWRGLVAYLR, from the coding sequence ATGAGCAACGCCGACGGATTCGTTCGCTCGCGGGTCGAACCCTCCTCGGCCACCGCGGGTCTCGCGTTGGGCGACCTGCTGGTACTGGCCGGGTTCCTCACGCTCGGGTCGATGAACCACGGTTTCAGCCCGGTGGCGAATCCGGGACGAATCGCCGGGACCATCGCGCCGTTCCTCGTCGGGTGGGTCGTCGCCGCGCTCGCCTCGGGCGCGTACGCCCCCGACGCGACTCGCACGGTCACGGGCGCGGTCCTGCGCGCGGCCGCGACGTGGATTCCCGCGGCCGCCATCGGCCTGACGCTCCGCTCGACCGGCTTTTTCCACGGCGACTCGCCGGTGACGTTCATTCTGGTCGTGAGTAGCACCGGTCTCCTCGCCTTCTCGGCGTGGCGCGGACTGGTGGCGTATCTGCGGTAG
- the srp19 gene encoding signal recognition particle subunit SRP19 translates to MVEKVLWPAYFDAEKTRNEGRRVAAEMAVAEPTVDEIAQAVQQVGYDAIIERDKAYSRENWDERGRVLVQNADDSSKNDLIQAVAAYVAALRD, encoded by the coding sequence ATGGTCGAGAAAGTGCTGTGGCCCGCCTACTTCGACGCGGAGAAGACCCGCAACGAGGGCCGACGGGTAGCCGCCGAGATGGCCGTCGCCGAGCCGACGGTAGACGAAATCGCCCAAGCCGTCCAGCAGGTCGGGTACGACGCGATAATCGAGCGCGACAAGGCCTACTCCCGCGAGAACTGGGACGAGCGCGGTCGCGTGCTGGTCCAGAACGCCGACGACTCCTCGAAGAACGACCTGATTCAGGCGGTCGCGGCGTACGTCGCGGCGCTCCGCGACTGA
- a CDS encoding FAD-dependent oxidoreductase, with product MAERNTLPGEDASLWLATTDRTDFPALDRDRHVDTAVVGGGIAGVTAALHAAEAGQSVVLLERDRIVEGVTGKTTAKVTAQHGLMYDDLLDKHGRDAARQYARANEAAIEEIAERVEAHNIDCGFERLPAYTYAADDEQRAAVGREATVAEGLDLPAEFVADPPFPDDASGAVTFADQAQFHPRKYLLALADEIPGEEAHVFEETKVTAVDDGGRNDPCRVETERGTVTAESVLLTTHFPIEDPAFYFARQYPKRSYVLAVELAEEAPRGLFYRDESPYFSARPASPTDSGGDESSGGDEPSDRWDADGPMMLVGGQNHKTGQGGSTADRYRKLERQARDHFDVEEVRYRWSTQDYVSIDRIPFVGELGPTTHGVYVATGFGGWGMTNGTAAGKMLATYARGETPRWSDAFDPQRFDPEAGGKEFLKENLDVGTEFTRDWAKALFRGEEPSVAPGEGEVVRRGGDQLAVARDEEGDLHVSSAVCPHLDCIVHWNDAEQSWDCPCHGSRFALDGEVLDGPAVEDLPTRGE from the coding sequence ATGGCCGAGAGAAACACGCTACCGGGGGAGGACGCATCGCTGTGGCTGGCGACGACCGACCGGACCGACTTCCCGGCGCTCGACCGCGACCGGCACGTCGATACCGCGGTCGTCGGCGGGGGCATCGCGGGCGTCACCGCGGCGCTCCACGCCGCGGAGGCGGGCCAGTCGGTCGTCCTGCTGGAGCGCGACCGCATCGTCGAGGGCGTCACCGGCAAGACGACCGCGAAGGTGACCGCACAGCACGGTCTCATGTACGACGACCTGCTGGACAAGCACGGCCGGGACGCCGCCCGGCAGTACGCTCGCGCCAACGAGGCCGCAATCGAGGAGATAGCCGAACGCGTCGAGGCCCACAACATCGACTGCGGGTTCGAGCGCCTCCCGGCCTACACCTACGCCGCCGACGACGAGCAACGCGCGGCGGTCGGCCGCGAGGCCACCGTCGCGGAGGGACTGGACCTGCCCGCCGAGTTCGTCGCGGACCCGCCGTTCCCCGACGACGCCTCCGGCGCGGTGACGTTCGCCGACCAAGCCCAGTTCCACCCCCGGAAGTACCTGCTCGCCCTCGCCGACGAGATTCCCGGCGAGGAGGCCCACGTCTTCGAGGAGACGAAGGTGACCGCGGTGGACGACGGCGGCCGGAACGACCCCTGCCGCGTCGAGACCGAGCGCGGGACCGTCACCGCCGAGAGCGTCCTGCTGACGACCCACTTCCCCATCGAGGACCCGGCGTTCTATTTCGCGCGCCAGTACCCCAAGCGGTCGTACGTGCTGGCGGTCGAACTCGCAGAGGAGGCTCCTCGGGGGCTGTTCTACCGCGACGAGTCGCCCTACTTCTCGGCGCGTCCCGCTTCGCCGACCGATTCTGGCGGGGACGAATCGAGCGGCGGGGACGAACCGAGCGACAGGTGGGACGCCGACGGGCCGATGATGCTCGTCGGCGGCCAGAACCACAAGACCGGACAGGGCGGTTCGACCGCCGACCGGTACCGGAAACTCGAACGACAGGCCCGCGACCACTTCGACGTGGAGGAGGTCCGCTATCGGTGGTCCACGCAGGACTACGTCTCCATCGACCGGATTCCCTTCGTCGGCGAGTTGGGACCGACGACCCACGGCGTCTACGTCGCCACGGGTTTCGGCGGGTGGGGCATGACCAACGGGACCGCCGCGGGGAAGATGCTCGCCACTTACGCCCGCGGGGAGACGCCTCGCTGGAGCGACGCCTTCGACCCGCAACGCTTCGACCCCGAGGCCGGAGGCAAGGAGTTCCTGAAAGAAAATCTCGACGTGGGCACGGAGTTCACCCGCGACTGGGCGAAGGCCCTCTTTCGGGGCGAGGAGCCCTCGGTCGCGCCGGGCGAGGGCGAGGTCGTCCGGCGCGGCGGCGACCAACTCGCCGTGGCCCGCGACGAGGAGGGCGACCTGCACGTCTCCTCGGCGGTCTGCCCGCATCTGGACTGCATCGTCCACTGGAACGACGCCGAGCAGTCGTGGGACTGCCCGTGTCACGGCTCGCGGTTCGCGCTCGACGGCGAGGTGCTGGACGGGCCTGCGGTCGAGGACCTGCCGACCCGCGGGGAGTGA
- a CDS encoding presenilin family intramembrane aspartyl protease PSH — protein sequence MENRTRVFAAVGLTVAMFLLVQLGALALVEPFQQAGYQQVENPSDPTNSLVYVAAVLVLTGVMLAIIKLDVQWLLRGAIIFTSGLLSWYVFSVVIPAWLVVQWGGAPLNVVALGAAATVSLALAVHPEWYVIDAAGVLMGAGAAGLFGISFSLLPAIVLLTVLAVYDAISVYGTEHMLTLASGVMDLKIPVILVIPMTLSYSFLNDDGVADEENEPEASAADGGETPETDADDAPATDAEGDHAEAERPEVSDRDVFFIGLGDAVMPTVMVASAASFAPADPLVSGLALNLPALTSMVGTIGGLLVLLWMVMKGRAHAGLPLLNGGAIGGYLVGALASGISLMQAIGL from the coding sequence ATGGAGAATCGAACGCGCGTGTTCGCGGCCGTCGGGTTGACCGTGGCCATGTTCCTGCTGGTCCAACTCGGCGCGCTGGCGCTCGTCGAGCCGTTCCAGCAGGCGGGCTACCAGCAGGTCGAGAACCCCTCCGACCCGACGAACAGTCTGGTCTACGTCGCGGCGGTGTTGGTACTGACCGGCGTGATGCTCGCCATCATCAAACTCGACGTACAGTGGTTGCTCCGCGGGGCGATTATCTTCACCAGCGGACTCCTCTCGTGGTACGTCTTCTCGGTCGTGATTCCGGCGTGGCTCGTCGTGCAGTGGGGCGGCGCACCGCTCAACGTGGTCGCGCTGGGCGCGGCCGCGACCGTCTCGCTCGCGCTCGCGGTCCACCCCGAGTGGTACGTCATCGACGCCGCGGGCGTCCTGATGGGCGCTGGCGCGGCCGGACTGTTCGGCATCAGCTTCAGCCTCCTCCCGGCCATCGTGCTGCTGACCGTGCTGGCGGTCTACGACGCCATTTCGGTCTACGGCACCGAACACATGCTGACGCTGGCCTCGGGCGTGATGGACCTGAAGATTCCGGTCATCCTCGTGATTCCGATGACGCTCTCGTACTCCTTCCTGAACGACGACGGGGTGGCTGACGAGGAGAACGAACCGGAAGCCAGCGCCGCGGACGGCGGCGAGACCCCGGAGACGGACGCAGACGACGCGCCAGCGACGGACGCCGAGGGCGACCACGCCGAGGCCGAGCGCCCGGAGGTGTCCGACCGGGACGTGTTCTTCATCGGACTGGGCGACGCCGTGATGCCGACGGTGATGGTCGCCAGCGCGGCCTCCTTCGCGCCCGCCGACCCGCTCGTCTCAGGGTTGGCGCTGAACCTCCCGGCGCTGACCTCGATGGTCGGCACGATTGGGGGCTTGCTGGTTCTCCTCTGGATGGTGATGAAGGGCCGCGCCCACGCCGGACTCCCGCTGTTGAACGGCGGCGCAATCGGCGGCTATCTGGTCGGCGCGCTGGCGAGCGGTATCTCGCTGATGCAGGCGATTGGACTGTAG
- a CDS encoding GNAT family N-acetyltransferase has product MEYAVLGWPEENPKLRLDHRAFSYAGKFVMSNTGKAVVRDPDAEPLTSDEDTETPTPETDAPDRDWVADDNIVAAVAFNEDRTDPATAWLRYVTVRQDRRGDGLGALLCRFAADRLRERGYERVHIAVNNPFAFHALYKAGFGYAGEETGLAELLLVAPSDRPREGYRTGLDAYRERDLSEAERDFLAAKADADPPDVVPIPD; this is encoded by the coding sequence ATGGAGTACGCGGTACTCGGGTGGCCCGAGGAGAACCCCAAACTCCGACTCGACCACCGCGCGTTCAGCTACGCCGGGAAGTTCGTGATGTCCAACACCGGGAAGGCGGTCGTCCGGGACCCGGACGCCGAGCCTCTGACCAGCGACGAAGATACCGAGACACCCACGCCCGAGACCGACGCCCCGGACCGCGACTGGGTGGCCGACGACAACATCGTCGCCGCCGTCGCGTTCAACGAAGACCGGACCGACCCGGCGACCGCGTGGCTTCGCTACGTCACCGTCCGGCAGGACCGCCGCGGGGACGGACTCGGCGCGCTCCTCTGTCGGTTCGCCGCCGACCGACTCCGGGAACGGGGGTACGAGCGCGTCCACATCGCGGTGAACAACCCCTTCGCCTTCCACGCGCTCTACAAGGCCGGATTCGGCTATGCGGGCGAGGAGACCGGCCTCGCGGAGTTACTCCTCGTCGCCCCGAGTGACCGGCCGCGGGAGGGCTACCGGACCGGTCTCGACGCCTACCGCGAGCGCGACCTCTCGGAAGCCGAGCGCGATTTTCTGGCCGCGAAGGCCGACGCCGACCCGCCGGACGTGGTGCCGATTCCCGACTGA
- a CDS encoding H/ACA ribonucleoprotein complex subunit GAR1: MQKLGEVVRTAQGLAVVRCPDDDPPDVGTEAVDEQLNVVGRVVDVFGPVSRPYVAVTPDDGVALATLVGQKLYAR, encoded by the coding sequence ATGCAGAAACTCGGCGAGGTCGTCCGGACCGCCCAAGGACTGGCGGTCGTCCGGTGTCCCGACGACGACCCGCCGGACGTGGGCACCGAGGCGGTGGACGAACAACTGAACGTCGTGGGTCGGGTCGTGGACGTGTTCGGCCCGGTCTCGCGGCCCTACGTCGCGGTCACGCCGGACGACGGCGTGGCGCTGGCGACGCTGGTGGGCCAGAAACTGTACGCGCGCTGA
- the fen gene encoding flap endonuclease-1, with protein MGNTDMRQLAVLSEVPFDELEGSVVAVDAHNWLYKYLTTTVKWTRDEVYTTDDGTEVANLVGVVQGLPKFFENDLTPVFVFDGAVTDHKSAEIEQRREERAKREEKLEEAREEGDAVEVARLDAHTQRLTDTIQRTTRELFDLLDVPYIEAPAEGESQAAHMNRTGAVDYCGTEDYDALLLGAPLTLRQLTSKGNPELMDFEATLEKHDVTWEQLVDIGLLCGTDFNEGVSGVGPKTALKEVKEYGDIWGVLEARGASIEKDVDVIRELFLNPTVTDDYEFDAEMDPDLDAAREYVVEEWGVAEEEVERGFERIEESVVQTGLDKWT; from the coding sequence ATGGGAAACACGGACATGCGCCAACTGGCGGTCCTCTCGGAGGTCCCCTTCGACGAGTTGGAGGGGAGCGTCGTCGCGGTAGACGCCCACAACTGGCTCTACAAGTACCTGACGACGACGGTGAAGTGGACCCGCGACGAGGTGTACACGACCGACGACGGCACGGAGGTCGCCAACCTCGTCGGCGTCGTGCAGGGCCTGCCGAAGTTCTTCGAGAACGACCTGACGCCCGTCTTCGTCTTCGACGGCGCGGTGACCGACCACAAGTCCGCGGAAATCGAACAGCGCCGCGAGGAGCGCGCCAAGCGCGAGGAGAAACTGGAGGAGGCCCGCGAGGAGGGCGACGCCGTCGAAGTCGCGCGCCTCGACGCCCACACTCAACGGCTGACCGACACCATCCAGCGGACGACCCGCGAGCTGTTCGACCTCCTCGACGTGCCCTACATCGAGGCCCCCGCGGAGGGCGAATCGCAGGCCGCCCACATGAACCGGACCGGCGCGGTGGACTACTGCGGGACCGAGGACTACGACGCGCTCCTGCTCGGCGCGCCGCTGACGCTCCGCCAGTTGACCAGCAAGGGCAATCCCGAGTTAATGGACTTCGAGGCGACGCTGGAAAAGCACGACGTGACGTGGGAGCAACTGGTCGATATCGGCCTCCTCTGTGGCACGGACTTCAACGAGGGCGTCTCGGGCGTCGGCCCGAAGACGGCCCTGAAGGAGGTCAAGGAGTACGGCGACATCTGGGGCGTCTTGGAGGCCCGCGGCGCGAGCATCGAGAAGGACGTGGACGTGATTCGGGAACTGTTCTTGAATCCCACCGTCACCGACGACTACGAGTTCGACGCCGAGATGGACCCGGACCTCGACGCGGCGCGCGAGTACGTGGTCGAGGAGTGGGGAGTCGCGGAGGAGGAA
- a CDS encoding SdpI family protein, translating into MSLRRSYLAGGLLVALSAAMSALAFPEMPAEMATHWNAAGEIDGRTPKTVALALFPALSAAMLALFAVLPRIDPLGENVATFREEYDTFVVLLLAFLTYVHGLVLAANAGYEFEMMQALAPAIGALYYYLGVLTAHAEQNWFVGIRTPWTISNEEVWHRTHERAAPLFKLAGVVAVLGALVPAYAELLVVAPIAAVALYGTVYSYVTYRRVGT; encoded by the coding sequence ATGTCCCTCCGACGAAGCTACCTCGCGGGCGGCCTCCTCGTGGCGCTGTCGGCCGCGATGAGCGCGCTCGCGTTCCCCGAGATGCCCGCCGAGATGGCGACCCACTGGAACGCCGCGGGCGAAATCGACGGCCGGACGCCCAAGACGGTCGCGCTCGCGCTCTTCCCGGCGCTGTCGGCCGCGATGCTCGCGCTGTTCGCCGTCCTGCCGCGCATCGACCCGCTCGGCGAGAACGTCGCGACGTTCCGCGAGGAGTACGACACGTTCGTGGTTCTCCTGCTCGCGTTCCTGACCTACGTCCACGGTCTCGTCCTCGCGGCCAACGCGGGCTACGAGTTCGAGATGATGCAGGCGCTCGCGCCCGCCATCGGCGCGCTGTACTACTACCTCGGCGTCCTCACGGCCCACGCCGAGCAGAACTGGTTCGTCGGCATCCGGACGCCGTGGACCATCTCGAACGAGGAGGTCTGGCACCGGACCCACGAGCGCGCCGCGCCGCTGTTCAAACTCGCGGGCGTCGTGGCCGTGTTGGGCGCGCTGGTCCCGGCCTACGCCGAGTTGCTGGTCGTGGCTCCGATAGCCGCGGTGGCGCTGTACGGCACGGTCTACTCCTACGTGACCTACCGGAGAGTCGGGACGTAG
- a CDS encoding ornithine cyclodeaminase family protein — protein MTDALFLTSEEVSGLATPGEYVEAVREGYRQRGEGAPARPRAKLTNADPPGMLTDYSAVLPETGAMGGYMYAAGFGEEDAWFLAPVFDAESGEPLALLDGASMNPFKTGAAGAVGIDALAREDAKTLALLGAGSQARGQLRAAAAVRDLDSVWVYSPTKDSRESFAAEMNEQLAPSVAAVASSAAAVEEADVVVTATTASDPVFDGDLLAEGTHVTAMGQYHPNKRELDATTIERAKYVPDLRERVMEDAGSFIAAVEEGVVSEDHVHAELGEVVAGEAPGRESDEEITVFDSGGTGIETVAAAHMLYEKARDEGLGSEISFAPASEALTGR, from the coding sequence ATGACGGACGCACTGTTCCTGACCAGCGAGGAGGTATCCGGATTGGCGACGCCCGGCGAGTACGTCGAGGCGGTCCGGGAGGGCTACCGCCAGCGCGGCGAGGGCGCTCCGGCCCGACCGCGAGCGAAACTCACCAACGCCGACCCGCCGGGGATGCTCACCGACTACTCGGCGGTCCTGCCCGAGACCGGCGCGATGGGCGGGTACATGTACGCCGCCGGGTTCGGCGAAGAGGACGCGTGGTTCCTCGCGCCCGTCTTCGACGCCGAGTCGGGCGAACCCCTCGCGCTGCTGGACGGCGCGAGCATGAACCCCTTCAAGACCGGCGCGGCGGGCGCGGTCGGTATCGACGCGCTCGCTCGTGAGGACGCCAAAACGTTGGCACTCCTCGGGGCTGGCTCGCAGGCCCGCGGGCAGTTGCGCGCGGCCGCCGCGGTCCGGGACCTCGACAGCGTGTGGGTGTACTCGCCGACCAAGGACTCGCGCGAGTCGTTCGCGGCCGAGATGAACGAGCAGTTAGCGCCGTCGGTCGCGGCGGTCGCCTCCAGCGCGGCCGCGGTCGAGGAGGCCGATGTCGTGGTCACGGCGACGACCGCGAGCGACCCGGTGTTCGACGGCGACCTGCTGGCGGAAGGGACCCACGTCACCGCGATGGGTCAGTACCACCCCAACAAGCGCGAACTCGACGCGACGACCATCGAGCGTGCCAAGTACGTCCCGGACCTCCGCGAGCGCGTGATGGAGGACGCCGGGTCGTTCATCGCCGCGGTCGAGGAGGGCGTCGTCTCCGAGGACCACGTTCACGCGGAGTTGGGCGAGGTCGTCGCCGGGGAAGCGCCGGGCCGCGAGTCCGACGAGGAGATCACCGTCTTCGACAGCGGCGGGACCGGAATCGAGACGGTCGCCGCGGCGCACATGCTCTACGAGAAGGCCCGAGACGAGGGACTCGGCTCCGAAATCTCGTTCGCGCCCGCGAGCGAGGCGCTGACCGGTCGGTAG